The following are encoded together in the Cicer arietinum cultivar CDC Frontier isolate Library 1 chromosome 2, Cicar.CDCFrontier_v2.0, whole genome shotgun sequence genome:
- the LOC101508922 gene encoding chitinase 2-like, translated as MSSKGNNGNIDFTIYREYIHDIPPPINSNIYKLKYIKHVDFILSFATEVYVHGKGTGNFFPTWNLDVFDIEWVKKVKETIPHARVIISIGGVGSEFPFNPIDKHIWIYRAIESIKWIVRDLYHNLIDGIDIHYDVIKSSEDEFSFSIGEVIRKLKYEIDLSINVVSIAPNERFQSYYLNLYLQNKDIIDLVDFEFYNLKPRTLEQLLELYKKLVHEYSLTIVLPIISSHPEHIIIEFIRYLLKSKLLHGIVVWDDNNSTDGSTNSFSLENVLQDI; from the coding sequence ATGTCTTCTAAGGGTAACAATGGAAACATTGATTTTACTATTTATCGTGAATACATACATGATATTCCACCTCCAATCAATAGTAACATCTACAAACTCAAATATATCAAACATGTTGACTTCATTTTGAGCTTTGCTACTGAAGTATACGTACATGGAAAAGGTACCGGAAATTTCTTTCCCACTTGGAACCTTGATGTATTCGATATCGAATGGGTGAAAAAGGTGAAGGAAACTATTCCACATGCGAGGGTGATTATAAGCATCGGAGGTGTTGGCTCTGAATTTCCATTCAATCCAATTGATAAACATATATGGATTTACAGAGCCATAGAGTCGATCAAATGGATCGTCCGTGATCTCTATCACAATCTAATTGATGGTATTGATATTCATTATGACGTTATCAAATCAAGTGAAGATGAATTTTCCTTCTCTATTGGTGAAGTTATAAGAAaactaaaatatgaaattgatcTATCCATCAATGTGGTTTCCATTGCTCCAAACGAACGGTTCCAATCCTACTACCTCAACTTATATTTGCAAAACAAAGACATTATCGACTTGGTTGACTTTGAATTCTACAATCTTAAACCACGAACTCTAGAACAACTTTTAgaactttataaaaaattagttcatGAGTACAGTCTGACTATAGTCCTACCAATAATAAGCTCTCATCCGGAACATATAATTATCGAGTTCATCAGATACCTCCTTAAAAGTAAATTACTCCATGGCATTGTTGTTTGGGATGATAATAACTCAACCGATGGAAGTACAAACTCTTTCTCTTTAGAGAATGTGCTACAAGATATCTAA